From Anastrepha obliqua isolate idAnaObli1 chromosome 3, idAnaObli1_1.0, whole genome shotgun sequence:
CTCCTGTTTCTTCACATCATCCAAAGCAGAAACTGCAGTATTGGCATTTTCTTTTGCTTCAACAGTAACCGGTTCAGTAGTTACGATATCGCCCTTAGTGCAGGTAGAGTCCGGATTGGgtgctaaaaatattgtttccttATAAAACTCTTCACTATGCGCTTGGTGAGCTCAACCTACCTTCTTGTGTTTTTGTCACTTCAGTGATTTCCTCAATCTTTTCCAAACTTATAGATCGAGTCTCGGCTGCAACTGAAGTGTCTACCCGCTGCGCTTGAGTCGTCACTGTCTGCAATTGGAAAGCTGGCAACAGTGTCGCCAACTGCTTTGTAACTGAATCGAGTGTGGCTTGAATGGTGGATGGCAGTGAGGAGAGTGCAGCCAGTTGACGTTGCACATCGGCAAGTTGCCGTTCGAGTGCAAGCTCTTCTTCGGTTTTTTCGCGTTGTTGTAACTCTGGGACGTTGGGTTCAGCGGATGCATTTGTTGTTTTAGTGGTGGCAGACTCCTCAGCGCTCTGTTCGACTGCTGATGGTGGCGGTGCTGTCGTTTCGTTTGGTGGGGAAAGTTCTCTCTTAGTTTCCTGCACTTCCTCCTTGCTTTCCACAATGCTATCCTCCATCGTTTTTAGCTGATTTTCTACCTCTACTTGTGGTTGCTCGTTCTCCTCAGCTGGTGGCTCTACTACAATTTTTACTTCTTCCAAATTGGGCAACTCACTGTCCTTTGGTGGCGGTTCTTCAACTTCCTCAAATTTTGGCGGTGACGGTTGCTTTTCTATGACTGTCGAGGGCTTTGTTTCCACTGGATGTATTGCCTCTGGCGGCTGCGGCTAGTATATGACGATATTGTAATTCTTTAAGTTTTTGCTTAATGCATTTAATCTACTTACCATCGGCGATGGCGAACGTGATCTTGACACGACAATCTTCACTTTGTATGCATTAGCCGCTCTACGCTCTGCTTCGATTTGTTCCTTACTTTTCGGTACGGGACGATCAGGTTTCACTAGAAAAGTCGaccactttttattttctttatcctTTTCTGCTTTAGTTTTCGTGGCGTCCGCATTGAGAGTCCGCAATACATCGCTTGTCATACATACACCCGGCTTGGGAAATATTCTATAGAAATTTAcgctaatataatataagttaACAACCAAAGTCAACAGCACTTCATGCACATTTGTTTCACAAAACGAACCCAATTACGTTGTGCTCCTTAAGAACCTCTGATTCACCAGAAAGCACTGCTGCAATTTCTTCTTCTACCAACTTAATTT
This genomic window contains:
- the LOC129242020 gene encoding titin-like; protein product: MVIDIKMCRFENVPWGFRLVGGADFEFPLTVVKVNEGSIAEEAGMREGDVIVRINDTATSPLSHDEADKVIRHCGNVFYIGVQREGEDELVPKMFPVLGLERSPTPQDFLDVSGRKSPLPRQLEDSAESPTEYLSDLPERPSSVLSEQTEIKLVEEEIAAVLSGESEVLKEHNVIGVNFYRIFPKPGVCMTSDVLRTLNADATKTKAEKDKENKKWSTFLVKPDRPVPKSKEQIEAERRAANAYKVKIVVSRSRSPSPMPQPPEAIHPVETKPSTVIEKQPSPPKFEEVEEPPPKDSELPNLEEVKIVVEPPAEENEQPQVEVENQLKTMEDSIVESKEEVQETKRELSPPNETTAPPPSAVEQSAEESATTKTTNASAEPNVPELQQREKTEEELALERQLADVQRQLAALSSLPSTIQATLDSVTKQLATLLPAFQLQTVTTQAQRVDTSVAAETRSISLEKIEEITEVTKTQEAPNPDSTCTKGDIVTTEPVTVEAKENANTAVSALDDVKKQEARQNKEDMQIMEEEQNAKKQKRNDVIEELEEQLERKNNPRRSKRAFGPLTPSSERPLVLPGGRRWYRPKDAYNDEFIAETLSAQAELITGTTLGCTFESPLLGYDPRVNFMKYQKPEKKIDLNRSEVYKVIHHLDRQPVRGIEVRPPVVPAEVDIRKVALQP